One Streptomyces sp. SAI-135 DNA segment encodes these proteins:
- a CDS encoding NYN domain-containing protein, whose product MVETQGGEPGDGAAEVLDRPLPDGVRRRVVHIVSEGFGGLTVGELPAQLRQYARFAPNRRAKFAGNAMAAALETDPLFRQRIGEKFREAQPELCGALDSGAPPPAADPLDVAAAAYVLRPTGWVKLVTAAGEEAQRADAERADEESRAELERLRGELTAAREQTRTETERLRTELESTKKEAESLHRKLRAALSDVKRGEAALRKLQGEMEAVRAEGQAQVSAAESESRRLKARLGEAEAALEATRRAAREGRSVEDMRVRLLLDTVLDAAQGLRRELALPPVSVRPAETVDAVEPGRMTPKDIAARALSENDPAILDQLLALPQAHLVVDGYNVTKTGYPQMPLEKQRLRLLGQLSQLAAQTGAEVTCVFDGAELAAPVLLAPPRGVRVLFSKAGVTADELIRQLVRAEPPGRPVIVASTDREVADGVAKAGARPVASAVLLKRLS is encoded by the coding sequence ATGGTGGAGACACAAGGCGGGGAGCCGGGCGACGGCGCCGCCGAGGTCCTCGACCGTCCGCTGCCCGACGGCGTGCGGCGCAGGGTCGTGCACATCGTCTCGGAGGGGTTCGGCGGGCTGACCGTCGGCGAACTGCCCGCACAGCTCAGGCAGTACGCGCGCTTCGCGCCGAACCGGCGGGCCAAGTTCGCCGGCAACGCGATGGCGGCCGCGCTGGAGACCGATCCGCTCTTCCGCCAGCGCATCGGGGAGAAGTTCAGAGAGGCCCAGCCGGAACTCTGCGGCGCCCTCGACTCCGGCGCCCCGCCCCCGGCCGCGGACCCGCTCGACGTGGCGGCCGCGGCCTATGTTCTGCGTCCCACCGGCTGGGTCAAGCTGGTCACCGCGGCCGGCGAGGAGGCCCAGCGCGCCGACGCCGAACGGGCCGACGAGGAGAGCCGCGCCGAGCTGGAGCGGCTGCGCGGGGAGCTCACCGCCGCCCGCGAGCAGACGCGCACCGAGACCGAGCGGCTGCGCACCGAGCTGGAGTCCACCAAGAAGGAAGCCGAATCGCTTCACCGCAAGCTGCGTGCGGCACTCAGTGACGTCAAGCGCGGCGAGGCGGCCCTGCGCAAGCTGCAGGGCGAGATGGAGGCCGTGCGCGCCGAGGGCCAGGCCCAGGTGTCCGCCGCCGAGAGCGAGTCCCGGCGCCTGAAGGCCCGCCTCGGGGAGGCGGAGGCCGCGCTGGAGGCCACGCGCAGAGCGGCACGGGAGGGGCGCAGTGTCGAGGACATGCGCGTGCGTCTGCTTCTGGACACCGTTCTGGACGCGGCCCAGGGCCTGCGCCGGGAGCTGGCCCTGCCGCCGGTGTCCGTCAGGCCCGCCGAGACCGTGGACGCGGTCGAACCGGGCCGCATGACCCCGAAGGACATCGCCGCGCGGGCCCTGTCCGAGAACGACCCGGCGATCCTGGACCAGCTTCTCGCCCTGCCCCAGGCGCACTTGGTGGTCGACGGCTACAACGTCACCAAGACCGGCTATCCCCAGATGCCGCTGGAGAAGCAGCGCCTCAGGCTCCTCGGGCAGCTCTCGCAGCTCGCCGCGCAGACCGGGGCGGAGGTGACCTGTGTCTTCGACGGGGCCGAGCTCGCCGCGCCGGTGCTGCTCGCGCCGCCGCGCGGAGTGCGGGTGCTGTTCTCGAAGGCGGGCGTCACCGCCGACGAGTTGATCCGCCAGCTGGTGCGCGCCGAGCCGCCCGGGCGGCCGGTGATCGTCGCCTCGACGGATCGCGAGGTCGCCGACGGCGTCGCCAAGGCGGGGGCGCGGCCGGTGGCTTCTGCGGTGCTTCTGAAGCGGCTGTCCTAA